A portion of the Macrobrachium nipponense isolate FS-2020 chromosome 12, ASM1510439v2, whole genome shotgun sequence genome contains these proteins:
- the LOC135224783 gene encoding uncharacterized protein LOC135224783, which produces MAKKFKEAMDCLGIRHQTSIAYHPECQGLMECSHQTLKTALTKLGETGSPDWEENLPYALFALCQAHSETKGYSPFKLLYTHSTPRPLDILYEAWEDPSKASWVKELPDIQWCKVVRRVKWIKRLRNEVLNWETKFWYSAWESGGL; this is translated from the coding sequence ATGGCAAAGAAGTTTAAGGAGGCAATGGACTGCCTTGGCATCCGCCACCAGACCTCTATTGCATACCATCCAGAGTGCCAGGGCCTCATGGAATGCTCCCACCAAACACTGAAGACAGCCTTAACAAAGTTAGGGGAGACTGGATCCCCCGACTGGGAGGAAAACTTGCCATATGCTCTGTTCGCCCTCTGTCAGGCCCACTCAGAAACGAAAGGGTACAGCCCTTTCAAGTTGCTATACACTCACTCCACACCCAGGCCCCTAGACATACTCTATGAGGCTTGGGAGGACCCCTCCAAGGCCTCCTGGGTGAAAGAGCTGCCGGACATACAGTGGTGCAAAGTAGTACGAAGAGTTAAGTGGATCAAGAGACTCAGGAATGAAGTTTTGAATTGGGAGACCAAGTTCTGGTACTCTGCATGGGAGAGCGGAGGCCTCTGA